A section of the Acidobacterium capsulatum ATCC 51196 genome encodes:
- a CDS encoding PLP-dependent cysteine synthase family protein → MSTLTNSQTLSTTLLGSALLDRIGNTPLVRLERLSAQWPGIQILGKAEWANPGGSVKDRPASSIVLAAQREGRLTAGKHLLDATSGNTGIAYAMLGAAMGFKVTLCMPSNVSPERKRILLAYGAEIVWTDPNDGSDGAIVKARELAAQEPEKYFYADQYSNQNNWQAHYRTTANEIWQQTEGRITHFVTGLGTSGTFMGTTRRLRELNPEITCISMQPDSPFHGLEGLKHMPTAIVPDIYDAGLANRNIEMETEAAYAMAKRLARTEGLLVGVSSAGNVAAAARIAEELASEGREGVIVTILCDSADKYLSERFWEEE, encoded by the coding sequence ATGTCCACGTTGACTAACTCGCAGACACTTTCGACCACCCTGCTGGGCAGCGCGCTGCTCGATCGCATTGGGAATACGCCGCTCGTGCGACTGGAGCGCCTGAGCGCGCAATGGCCCGGCATTCAGATTCTGGGCAAGGCGGAATGGGCCAATCCCGGCGGATCGGTGAAGGACCGCCCGGCCTCGTCCATTGTGCTGGCGGCCCAGCGTGAGGGCCGGCTGACGGCCGGCAAGCACCTGCTGGACGCAACCAGCGGCAACACCGGCATTGCCTATGCCATGCTGGGCGCGGCCATGGGCTTCAAAGTCACGCTGTGCATGCCGAGCAATGTGTCGCCCGAGCGCAAGCGCATTCTGCTGGCCTACGGCGCGGAAATTGTCTGGACTGACCCGAATGACGGCTCCGATGGCGCGATTGTGAAGGCGCGCGAGCTGGCCGCGCAGGAGCCGGAAAAGTATTTCTATGCCGACCAGTACAGCAACCAGAACAACTGGCAGGCGCACTATCGCACCACGGCCAATGAGATATGGCAGCAGACCGAGGGCCGCATCACGCATTTCGTGACCGGGCTCGGCACCAGCGGCACGTTCATGGGCACCACGCGTCGTCTGCGCGAGCTGAATCCTGAGATTACCTGCATTTCCATGCAGCCGGACTCGCCTTTCCATGGCCTGGAAGGGCTCAAGCACATGCCCACGGCGATTGTGCCCGATATTTACGACGCCGGGCTGGCGAACCGCAACATTGAAATGGAAACCGAAGCCGCCTATGCCATGGCCAAGCGGCTGGCGCGCACCGAAGGTCTGCTGGTGGGTGTTTCGTCAGCGGGCAATGTCGCCGCCGCGGCCCGGATTGCCGAGGAACTGGCCAGCGAGGGGCGGGAAGGCGTGATTGTGACCATCCTGTGTGACTCGGCGGACAAGTATCTGAGCGAGCGCTTCTGGGAGGAAGAGTAG
- the uvrA gene encoding excinuclease ABC subunit UvrA yields MPITHITVRGARQHNLRDVDVQIPRNTLTVVTGLSGSGKSSLAFDTIYAEGQRRYVETLSAYARQFLDQIERPDVDSIEGLSPAISIEQKTTSRSPRSTVGTITEIYDYLRLLWASVGTPHCPNCGRPISRQSAEQIVERILALAAGERVTIYAPIVRGRKGEFKDLLDKLDQQGFRARVDGELRDLSEPVELEKRKNHTIEAVIYRTVLKPGIEKTLAASVESALKMANGLVLVATTQQETLYSSSMACPDCGLDVPKLEPRSFSFNSAYGACPECHGLGSIYDFDPAKVIVDWSKPLLDGALGPGSGSQYLARLVTLAAQKYKIPLKTPFEQLPQKQQELLLYGPGRTEAPRTGFHGVLAFLRDSLDESKSDTYREWLMNYMSASPCPACHGKRLRPESLAVKVNGLSIADFTSLPLRRSLTAARELKFSTREALIADRLKREVVERLEFLNAVGLGYLSLERNAATLSGGEGQRIRLATQIGSRLRGVLYVLDEPSIGLHQRDNQRLIEALESLRNLGNTVLVVEHDEDTIRRADYVLDLGPGAGRLGGRVVAEGTPEQIMAAPDSLTGRYLSGAASILHRMAPRALTGKWITVEGARSHNLRDLTVKFPLGVMTVVTGVSGSGKSTLVNDILYRALAQQLYGSREDPGEHKKISGFEHLDKAIRIDQSPIGRTPRSNPATYTGVFTAIRDLFAMLPEARERGYKPGRFSFNVAGGRCEACQGDGQRRIEMNFLPDVYVQCEVCNGRRYNQETLAVKFNGYSIADVLELTIEDALGVLADIPQVKQKLQTLVDVGLGYIHLGQAATTLSGGEAQRMKLARELSKRQTGRTLYLLDEPTTGLHFDDVRKLLEVLHRLTDLGNTIIIIEHNLDVVRNADWIIDLGPEGGEDGGQLMGEGTPEAISRIAGSHTGDFLRRYYEEHPEERSEAARGSVANDANSGASEPEGNKNASGYVIKEKKTARAKKAAKSAPKKPTNARGRQSKGKTDRG; encoded by the coding sequence ATGCCGATCACACACATCACTGTTCGCGGAGCGCGCCAGCATAACCTGCGCGATGTAGACGTCCAGATTCCGCGCAACACGCTCACCGTTGTCACGGGCCTTTCCGGCTCGGGCAAGTCGTCGCTCGCCTTTGACACCATCTATGCCGAGGGCCAGCGGCGTTATGTGGAGACCTTATCGGCCTACGCGCGCCAGTTCTTAGATCAAATTGAACGGCCCGATGTGGATTCAATCGAGGGACTCAGCCCGGCCATCTCCATTGAGCAGAAAACCACCAGCCGCAGCCCGCGCTCCACGGTCGGCACCATCACCGAAATTTACGATTACCTGCGCCTGCTGTGGGCCTCGGTTGGCACGCCGCATTGCCCCAACTGCGGGCGGCCTATCTCGCGGCAGAGCGCCGAGCAGATTGTGGAGCGCATTCTGGCGCTCGCGGCTGGCGAGCGGGTGACCATCTACGCGCCGATTGTGCGCGGGCGCAAGGGCGAGTTCAAAGACCTGCTCGACAAGCTGGATCAGCAGGGTTTTCGCGCGCGCGTAGACGGCGAACTGCGCGATCTGTCAGAGCCGGTCGAGCTGGAAAAGCGCAAAAATCACACCATCGAAGCGGTGATTTACCGCACCGTGCTGAAGCCGGGCATCGAAAAGACGCTGGCGGCCTCAGTCGAGAGCGCGCTCAAAATGGCCAACGGGCTGGTGCTGGTGGCGACCACGCAGCAGGAGACTCTGTACTCCTCGTCGATGGCTTGTCCCGATTGTGGCCTGGATGTTCCCAAACTGGAGCCGCGCAGTTTTTCTTTCAACAGCGCCTACGGAGCGTGCCCGGAATGCCACGGCCTGGGCAGCATTTATGACTTTGACCCGGCCAAGGTGATTGTGGACTGGAGCAAGCCGCTGCTGGATGGCGCTCTGGGGCCGGGCTCCGGCTCGCAATACCTGGCGCGGCTGGTGACGCTGGCGGCGCAGAAGTACAAGATTCCGCTGAAGACGCCCTTTGAGCAACTGCCGCAGAAGCAGCAGGAACTGCTGCTCTACGGGCCGGGCCGCACAGAGGCTCCGCGCACAGGCTTTCACGGGGTGCTCGCGTTTCTGCGGGATTCGCTCGACGAATCGAAGTCGGACACCTATCGCGAGTGGCTGATGAACTACATGTCCGCCTCACCGTGCCCGGCCTGTCACGGCAAGCGGCTGCGGCCGGAGTCGCTGGCGGTGAAGGTGAACGGGCTGTCGATTGCCGACTTCACTTCGCTGCCGCTGCGGCGCTCGCTGACGGCGGCGCGAGAGCTGAAGTTCTCCACGCGCGAAGCGCTGATTGCCGACCGTCTCAAGCGCGAGGTGGTGGAGCGGCTGGAGTTTCTGAATGCCGTAGGACTCGGCTATCTTTCGCTGGAGCGCAATGCGGCAACTCTCTCGGGCGGCGAGGGGCAGCGCATCCGTCTGGCGACGCAGATCGGCTCACGGCTGCGCGGCGTGCTGTACGTGCTCGATGAGCCTTCGATCGGCCTGCACCAGCGCGACAACCAACGATTAATCGAGGCGCTCGAATCGCTGCGCAACCTGGGCAACACGGTGCTGGTGGTGGAGCACGACGAAGACACGATTCGCCGTGCCGACTATGTGCTGGATCTGGGCCCGGGCGCGGGACGGCTCGGCGGCCGGGTCGTGGCCGAGGGAACTCCCGAGCAGATCATGGCCGCGCCCGATTCGCTCACCGGGCGATATCTCTCCGGCGCGGCGAGCATTCTGCATCGCATGGCGCCGCGCGCGCTGACCGGGAAATGGATCACGGTAGAGGGTGCGCGGAGCCACAATCTGCGCGATCTGACGGTGAAGTTTCCGCTGGGCGTGATGACGGTGGTGACCGGCGTTTCGGGCTCGGGCAAGAGTACGCTGGTCAACGACATTCTGTACCGTGCGCTGGCCCAGCAGTTGTATGGATCGCGGGAGGACCCGGGCGAGCACAAGAAGATCAGCGGCTTTGAGCATCTCGACAAGGCCATTCGCATTGATCAGTCGCCGATTGGCAGAACGCCGAGGTCGAATCCGGCTACGTATACCGGCGTTTTCACAGCGATTCGCGACCTGTTTGCGATGCTGCCGGAGGCTCGCGAGCGCGGATACAAGCCGGGACGGTTCTCCTTCAACGTGGCCGGAGGCCGCTGCGAAGCCTGCCAGGGAGACGGGCAGCGGCGCATTGAGATGAACTTTTTGCCCGATGTCTACGTGCAGTGCGAGGTCTGTAACGGACGCCGTTACAACCAGGAAACGCTGGCGGTGAAGTTCAACGGCTACTCGATCGCCGATGTGCTGGAGCTGACCATCGAAGACGCTCTGGGCGTGCTGGCCGACATTCCGCAGGTGAAGCAGAAGCTGCAAACGCTGGTGGACGTGGGGCTGGGGTACATTCACCTCGGGCAGGCGGCGACGACGCTCTCTGGCGGCGAGGCGCAGCGCATGAAGCTGGCGCGCGAACTGTCGAAGCGCCAGACCGGCCGCACGCTCTATCTGCTGGACGAGCCGACGACCGGCCTGCATTTTGACGATGTGCGCAAGCTGCTCGAAGTACTGCACCGCCTGACCGACCTGGGCAACACGATCATCATCATCGAGCACAATCTGGACGTGGTGCGCAACGCCGACTGGATCATCGACCTTGGCCCGGAGGGCGGCGAGGACGGCGGCCAGTTGATGGGCGAGGGCACCCCGGAGGCCATCTCCCGCATTGCGGGCTCCCACACCGGCGACTTTTTGCGGCGCTATTACGAAGAGCATCCGGAAGAACGCAGCGAGGCGGCTCGGGGCAGTGTCGCCAACGACGCAAACTCAGGAGCCAGCGAACCCGAAGGCAACAAGAACGCATCTGGATACGTAATCAAAGAGAAAAAGACTGCTCGCGCCAAAAAGGCTGCGAAGAGTGCCCCGAAAAAGCCAACAAATGCGCGTGGCCGCCAGTCCAAAGGGAAGACGGACCGCGGATGA
- a CDS encoding CPBP family intramembrane glutamic endopeptidase — MASQASTTPPDESEIAPAPKLPPLRPNLLHTLLFFFIAFVMLLLGQLIAAVVYQLLTLGTQAHLSLSAAYQITASDPRLSIPTQAAIYGALVMLAVIVFSGLWLSPFWETLEWRASRARRFFFPLLLVGLLTGVAIGALGNSLPMPMPKNPPILHEMSTSTLGAWFLLVFGITAAPMTEELAFRGFLLPSLLNIFKWLERRGVSNAQVTRWIGIPVSILLTTIPFTLLHAEQVSDSWGPLVLIGVVSVVLCVVRLSMKSVACGAVVHAAYNFTLFAGVVYQTSGFQHLNKLMGS, encoded by the coding sequence ATGGCTTCGCAGGCTTCAACGACCCCGCCGGACGAATCGGAAATAGCTCCGGCTCCCAAGCTTCCGCCCCTGCGGCCCAACCTGCTGCATACGCTGCTGTTTTTCTTTATCGCGTTTGTGATGCTGTTGCTGGGGCAACTGATTGCGGCGGTGGTCTATCAGCTCCTTACGCTGGGGACTCAAGCGCATTTGAGCCTGAGCGCGGCCTATCAAATTACGGCCAGCGACCCGCGTCTGAGCATTCCCACGCAGGCGGCAATTTATGGCGCGCTGGTTATGCTGGCGGTGATTGTTTTCAGCGGGCTATGGCTCAGCCCCTTCTGGGAGACACTGGAGTGGCGGGCATCCCGGGCGCGGCGTTTCTTCTTCCCTCTGCTGCTGGTGGGCCTGCTGACAGGCGTTGCCATCGGCGCGCTGGGCAACTCACTGCCGATGCCCATGCCGAAGAATCCGCCCATTCTGCACGAGATGTCCACCTCGACGCTGGGCGCATGGTTTCTGCTGGTCTTCGGCATCACGGCGGCTCCCATGACGGAGGAACTGGCTTTCAGGGGATTTCTGCTGCCCTCGCTCCTGAATATCTTCAAATGGCTGGAGCGGCGCGGCGTCTCGAATGCCCAGGTCACACGCTGGATCGGGATTCCCGTGTCCATTCTGCTGACGACGATCCCTTTCACGCTGCTGCATGCCGAGCAGGTCTCCGACTCCTGGGGACCACTGGTGCTGATTGGCGTGGTGAGCGTGGTGCTGTGCGTGGTAAGGCTCTCGATGAAGTCGGTGGCCTGCGGCGCGGTGGTGCATGCGGCGTACAACTTCACACTCTTCGCCGGGGTGGTCTACCAGACCAGCGGCTTTCAGCACCTGAACAAGCTGATGGGAAGCTGA